The following nucleotide sequence is from Acetobacteroides hydrogenigenes.
CTTCCTGCCAGGTACGTAGTCCACACCGTTGGTCCAGTTTGGAATGATGGCACTAAAGGAGAGCCAGAAAAGCTAGCCAACTGTTATAGGAATTCGCTCAATCTTGCCGTAGCGTACGGCTGCAAAACAATTGCGTTTCCCAACATTAGCACAGGGGTTTACGGCTACCCTAAGGAAAAAGCAGCCGCTATTGCCATCAATGAGGTTCTAACGCTTCTACAGGAGAACGATAGCATAGAGCAAGTACTCTTTGTTTGCTTTGACGATGAAAGCAAACGAATATACGATCGGATTCTAGACTCCATATAGCATATCACAATACCATACCTCCCTCTTTTTGTACAATCCCACAGCAATGCCGTTAATCGAAATTCAACACTACGAAACCTCGATTGGGGAGCTAATTCTTGGCTCGTTCGAGAATCGGCTATGCCTTTGCGACTGGAGGTATAGAAAGCAGCGAAAGCAAGTTGACGCTAGGATTATGCATGCCCTAGGAGCCAGCTATACCCTGGCCGAATCGGAAGTAATTGCAGCTGCAAAACTCCAGCTAACCGAATACTTCAACAGCAAAAGAGATGCATTTAGCATACCGCTACTGCTAATCGGAACCAGCTTCCAAAAAAAGGTATGGAATGCCCTGCTCCAGATCCCATATGGAACAACAGAAAGCTATTTAGAGCTTTCTAGAAGAATAGGTAGCGAAAAGGCTATAAGAGCGGTAGCTGCCGCCAATGGGGCGAATGCGATTTCCATCCTCATTCCTTGCCATAGAGTAGTAGGATCAAAAGGCGAACTGGTTGGCTATGCCGGAGGAATCCTTGCCAAGCGGGCTCTTCTTACCTTAGAGTATCCCTCCAAGGGCTACCATGGACAGCTCTTTTAGCGTAGTCCAATGCCCAAACGGTATCCCTCCAAATACACAGCATTTTTCGCTCAAAAAAGGGTTATGCTGACAACAGAAAGAACCTAGGCTAGATCAAACATGGTTCTTTCTACTCTAAAAAGAACCTTTTCTACGCTAGAAAGAACCGTTTCTACGCTAGAAAAAACCTTTTCTGCGCTAGAAAGAACCTTTTCTACGCTAGAAAAACCCTTTTCTACACTAGAAAGAACCTTTTCTGCGCTAGAAAGAACCTTTTCTACGCTAGAAAAACCCTTTTCTACACTAGAAAGAGCCTTTTCCGATCCATTATAATCTCTTTCTACGCTAAAAAGAACTCTTTTGGGAACAGAAATGGCTGTTTCTACCGTAGAAATAGATTGCATTGTGCACCATTACACCTCAAACAGCAAGGTATCCCCAAAGAGCGGAGCATTCAAGGGAAATACGGATTCAACAGATGCCTAGCGTCTTTGCCCGCCTACAAATATTCTATAAAATGTGCCATAGAAATAGATCCATTATACTATATTTAACCAAAAGAAACTTAACGCTGCCAAAATGGAAGACAAGCAAAGGAAGACGGTGCTGCATAAAGTTTTCCAATTCTACTACGAAGGCTTTAAAAGAATGAGACTTGGACGAACGCTTTGGGCGATTATACTCATAAAGCTGTTTATCATGTTCGCCATTCTCAGGGTGTTCTTCTTTCCTAACTTTCTCAAAAAGAACTTCGACTCCGACAAAGAACGCAGCGAATACGTAATAGAACAACTAACCACACCTAAAAAATAGAATGCTATGGAGCAGATGGACTTGTCCCTTGTAGACTGGTCGCGGGCACAATTTGCCCTTACCGCTATGTACCATTGGATTTTTGTACCGCTCACGCTTGGATTGGCGTTTTTGATTGCCATTATGGAAACCTTCTACGTTAAAACCGGCGATGAATTTTGGAAGAAGACAACTAAGTTCTGGATGACCCTCTTTGGAATCAACTTTGCCATTGGGGTTGCTACGGGCATCATCCTAGAATTTGAGTTCGGCACCAACTGGTCCAACTACTCGTGGTTTGTTGGGGATATATTTGGAGCGCCTCTCGCCATCGAAGGCATAATGGCATTCTTTATGGAGTCGACCTTTATTGCCATCATGTTCTTTGGCTGGAATAAGGTAAGCAAGAAGGCACACCTTGCTGCGAGCTGGCTTACCGCCATTGGAGCCAACCTATCGGCACTATGGATTCTAGTTGCCAATGCATGGATGCAGTACCCAACAGGGATGCGCTTTAACCCCGACACGGCACGAAACGAAATGGAAAACTTTTGGGATGTGCTCTTCTCGCCCGTTGCCATCAACAAGTTTCTCCACACCGTAACATCGGGCTACGTAACTGCTGCTGTTTTTGTACTAGGCGTAAGCAGCTGGTACCTTCTAAAAAAGAGAGAAACCCTACTCGCCAAGCGCAGCATCGTTATAGCCTCCGTTTTTGGTCTATTGTCATCCCTTTTCCTTGTTATGACAGGCGATAGCTCTGCTAAACAAGTGGCCGAGAAGCAGCCTATGAAGCTAGCGGCCATGGAGGGCCTCTACGATGGAACGACCAATGCTGGTCTTGTAGCCTTGGGCGTTCTTAACCCTCAAAAAGAGGCTGGAGACAAGCGGCCGGCATTCCTATTCAAGGTTGAAATTCCGAGCGCTCTATCCATTCTTAGCTTTGGAAGCTCGAGCGCCTATGTTCCAGGTATAAATGACATCCTTAAAGGAGGATACATGTACACAAATACAGATGGCAAAAGTGAAATTGCAAAGCCAACGGCTGCCAGAATTAGCGATGGGAAAAAGGCAATCGCCGCATTTGGGAGCTACCAAACAGCAGCTAAAGCGGGGAATCGTACCGAAGCATCGCAGCATCTTGGCGTGCTTAACGACAACTTTAAAAGCTTTGGATACGGGTATCTAACCCATCCAAAAGATATCATCCCCAACGTACCGCTAACCTTCTACAGCTTCCACATAATGGTTACCCTAGGGTTCTTCTTTATTGCCCTTTTTGTGGCTTCGCTCTTCTTTGCCTTCAACGATATGCTCACAAAACATCGCTGGTTCCTATGGATCTCGCTATTGAGCACCCCCTTGGTTTACCTTGCAGGGCAAACCGGATGGATCGTTGCTGAAGTCGGCCGCCAACCGTGGGTAATACAAGACATAATGCCATCGGTAGCGGCAGTATCGAGAATAGATACCAGCTCGGTTATGGTAACGTTTATGCTATTTGTCCTAATATTCACGATGCTCCTCATTGCAGAGATCGGTATCATGCTAAAACAAATCAAAAAAGGTCCCGAAGGAGAACATTAATATGGAATACACACCTACACTACTACAGGAATACTGGTGGTTTATAGTTTCGCTACTAGGTAGCTTGCTCGTATTTCTACTTTTTGTCCAAGGAGGACAAATGCTCCTATTTAGAATAGGGAAAACAGCAGAAGAAAAAACGATGATCATTAACTCCCTAGGACGTAAATGGGAGTTTACCTTTACAACCCTGGTAACGTTTGGAGGCGCATTCTTCGCTTCGTTTCCACTCTTCTACTCCACCAGCTTTGGAGGAGCATACTGGGTTTGGATGGCAATCCTATTCCTATTTATAGTACAGGCAGTATCGTACGAGTACCGAAAAAAGCCAGGGAATCTATTAGGGTCCAAAACGTACGAGGTGTTTCTATTTTTAAACGGATTTGGAGGGACATTCCT
It contains:
- a CDS encoding O-acetyl-ADP-ribose deacetylase — encoded protein: MEKVAAKARINAIRGDITTVVADAIVNAANSSLLGGGGVDGAIHRTGGPTILEECKKIVARQGPCPTGEAVITPGGNLPARYVVHTVGPVWNDGTKGEPEKLANCYRNSLNLAVAYGCKTIAFPNISTGVYGYPKEKAAAIAINEVLTLLQENDSIEQVLFVCFDDESKRIYDRILDSI
- a CDS encoding cytochrome ubiquinol oxidase subunit I codes for the protein MEQMDLSLVDWSRAQFALTAMYHWIFVPLTLGLAFLIAIMETFYVKTGDEFWKKTTKFWMTLFGINFAIGVATGIILEFEFGTNWSNYSWFVGDIFGAPLAIEGIMAFFMESTFIAIMFFGWNKVSKKAHLAASWLTAIGANLSALWILVANAWMQYPTGMRFNPDTARNEMENFWDVLFSPVAINKFLHTVTSGYVTAAVFVLGVSSWYLLKKRETLLAKRSIVIASVFGLLSSLFLVMTGDSSAKQVAEKQPMKLAAMEGLYDGTTNAGLVALGVLNPQKEAGDKRPAFLFKVEIPSALSILSFGSSSAYVPGINDILKGGYMYTNTDGKSEIAKPTAARISDGKKAIAAFGSYQTAAKAGNRTEASQHLGVLNDNFKSFGYGYLTHPKDIIPNVPLTFYSFHIMVTLGFFFIALFVASLFFAFNDMLTKHRWFLWISLLSTPLVYLAGQTGWIVAEVGRQPWVIQDIMPSVAAVSRIDTSSVMVTFMLFVLIFTMLLIAEIGIMLKQIKKGPEGEH
- a CDS encoding DUF4492 domain-containing protein — its product is MEDKQRKTVLHKVFQFYYEGFKRMRLGRTLWAIILIKLFIMFAILRVFFFPNFLKKNFDSDKERSEYVIEQLTTPKK
- a CDS encoding methylated-DNA--[protein]-cysteine S-methyltransferase; the protein is MPLIEIQHYETSIGELILGSFENRLCLCDWRYRKQRKQVDARIMHALGASYTLAESEVIAAAKLQLTEYFNSKRDAFSIPLLLIGTSFQKKVWNALLQIPYGTTESYLELSRRIGSEKAIRAVAAANGANAISILIPCHRVVGSKGELVGYAGGILAKRALLTLEYPSKGYHGQLF